Below is a genomic region from Gemmatimonadota bacterium.
ACCTGGGCCCAGAAGGTGGAGAAGACGGCGGCGATTTAATCGCTTGCGGCACGCCTGAAGACGTGGTATCTGTCACCGCCTCGCACACCGGGCGATTTTTGAAAGATGCACTGGAGACATGAAATGACATTTCGCATATTGATATGCACAGTCGCATTCCTCTCTGCGAGCAGTGCCATGGCCGACCCTTCTAAAATCGACTTCTGGGATATACAGCGCAAGGGGGCCAATCAACAAAATGCCCAACACCGTCCCGAATGGTACGTTGCAGCCGGGGAATTGGGATTGGACTATGTGCGTATCTTACCCGATGCCTGGCCCGCCGAGGGCAGGGACTTCCTGATCGGCAATGCGGACAACTTCGAAGCAATCAACGAAACCGACCTATCCCTATTGATCAAAGCACTCGACGAAGCCGAACGCAATGGGATCAAAGTCGTCCTTACAATGGTCAGCCTACCCGGCGCACGCTGGAAACAACTGAACAATGACCGGGACGATGCGCGACTCTGGAAAGACAAAAAATATCATCTACAAGCCTTTGAGTTCTGGCGCCAACTCGCCACACGCCTGAAAACGCACCCCGCCATTGTCGCCTACAATCCCCTCAACGAACCACACCCGGACAAGGCATTCGGCTTTGACGCGCCTGACGAAAAATTCGCCCAGTGGTTCAAACGCATCCAGAACACGCCAGCCGACCTCAACCAATTCAACCGGGAAATAGTCAAAGCAATCCGATCCGTAGATACAGACACCCCCATCATCCTCGACGGCTGGTTCTACGCATCTCCCAGGGCATTCGAATACAATCGACCCATTGACGATGACAAGGTCTTATACGCCTTCCACAACCCCGGTCCCTGGCAAATGGTAACCTATCGCGTCAATCAAGGCAGGTACGCCTATCCGGACCGCGTGCCCAAATCGTGGAACGGACCAACGGAATCCTGGACCATTGATCGCCTTGCGCAGCAAATGCACGCAGTTCAAAAATTTTCCGAACAATACAACATACCCGCACACCGAATCATCGCTTCAGAATTCTGGTACGACCGCCGCCTTGAAGGCGCGGCGGCATATATGGCCGACCTCATCGAAATCTATAACCAGCGCGACTGGCACTGGGCATTTTACGCATATCGAGGTACTGGCACATGGACAGGACTCGATTACGAAATCGCGCCAGGACAAAAAATGGGATGGCGTTACTGGCAGGCTATCGAACAGGGCAAAGACCCCGAACCTCTCAAACCGAGAGGACCGAATCCCTTGTGGGAAATACTGCAGCGGCAGTTTGAAAGAAAATGAATCGGTTATCCTGTCTTACTCTATCGTGTGATATACTTGGGACGATTGACGGCTTCTGCGACCTGAATATGTGCGCTATGCCCAATTTTTGGCCGAACGACAATATCGATGTCCCGGTCTAATGCCCGCAAAAAAGACAACAGACGCTCGATAGAAAATCCGGCCAATCGTCCATTCTTAAGTGCAGAGACTTTGGGTTGGTCAATGCCGAGAACACCTGCGGCTTTTTTTTGCGTCCAACCTTTTTGTTCAATGATTTTATTAATTTGAATTGCCAAATCTGATTTTGCCAATTCTTCTTCTGGACGGTCAAATCCCAGGTCCTTGAATACGTTGCCCGACCCGACTGTGTAGTCTGCTTTTTCGCTCATATTCTGTTTTCCTTTGCGATATGTTTGGGTTTTTGGCATTTTACATTCACAATGTTACTATGCTAAATTTAGCATATTTTTGCAATAGAGATGATGTATTTTATACAGGAGGCATTAATGTCATTGTTTTCACTCGAAGATCGCGTCGCCATAGTAACTGGAGCGGGGCGTGGTATTGGACGCGGCATAGCAGAAGGGTTGGCTGCACAAGGCGCAAAAATTGTATGTGCTGCGCGCACGCGGTCTCAACTTGACGAAGTCGTAGCGGCAATTCGAAATGCGGGAGGCGACGCAATCGCCTATGAAATGGACATGAAAGACCTGGATTCCGTGCGCGGCGGCGTCGATACAGCACTCGAAACGTATGGACAAATCGACATCCTCGTCAACAACGCGGGAATGAACATACGCGAACCATTTGAAGACGTAACAGAAGAACACTACGACGAAATCATGGCCGTCAACCTGAAGGGCCTCTACTTCTTAACACAGACCGTAGTCAAACACATGATCTCGCGCAAACAGGGCAAAATCATCCACATCGGCTCATTGACAACGGACTGGTCCTTGTCACAAATTTCTGTCTATACCGCCACCAAAGGCGCAGTTGGACAACTCGCCAAAGCTCAGGCATTAGAACTTGGAAAACACAACATCCAGGTAAACACAATATGCCCGGGCTTTGTGGTCACGCCATTGACCGAGCGGCTCTGGGAAGATGATACAATGCGCGAATGGGCCGAATCCCGACTGCCCATAAAGCGATTGGCGACACCCGAAGACCTGGCAGGCACAGCCGTATTCCTCGCCGCACCCGCATCGGATTACGTCACCGGACAATCCATCTACGTAGATGGCGGCTTCATGGCCGGCGAAGCCTGGCCCTTGCCTCAGTAAGGGAGAGAACAATGGCACAATATGACATTCAACAAGAGGACTTCCACGGACACGCGCTCTACGTACTGCGGGATTTCGAAACCAATTGTGAAGCCCGGGTCCTACCATCGGTGGGCAACAATTGCATCTCGTATAAAATCCCAAAAAATGATGGACTATTAGAACTCATTTACTCCCCACCTGACCCCGACACCTTGAAAGGCCGTGCCAGCGGATACGGCACCCCCATATTATACCCCTGGCCCAACCGCATAGACGGCGGCAAATTCACATTTGACGGTGCAGAATACCAGCTCCAAACCCCTGCCCCGGGCGAACACGCCTCTCACGGCTACGTCCACGAACGCCCCTGGCGCGTAGTTGATTCCGGCACCACAGAAAGCGCGTGGGTAACCAGCGTCTTCACATCGACGGACTTCCCGGAAATCGGCGCACACTATCCCTTCCCCTTTGAAGCGCGGGTAACATATCGGCTAAAAAACGGCGTACTATCCCTCGAATTTGAAGGCACCAATGTGGGCGAAAGCGACATGCCCGCTGGCCTGGGCATCCACCCCTATTTCCCCCTACCCCTCACTGAAAACGGCAACCGGGATATATGCACCGTACGCATGCCCGCATCGACCTACTGGCCCTTGCGCGACGACCCAATACCCACAGGAGAACTACTACCCGTTGACGGCACGGTATTTGACGTACGCGAAAACACGCCCTTAAAAGACCAGTATTACGACAACGTCTGGTCCGGCGTATCTATAGCCGATGGATGGAGCAGATGCGAGTACACCGACCCAACCGAAGGCGTAACCATCGCAATGGAAGCCAATGACATATTCCGCGAACTCGTACTCTACGCCCCCGACACCCGTCCCATCGTATGCTTTGAACCCTACACCTGCGTCACCAACGCCTTCAATCTGCAAAATCAGGGCATTGACGCGGGCTTAATACGCCTCCAACCCGGCGAAAAACTGACCGGAATAATGCGAATTTTAGGTGAGATATTGTAGGGGCGACCCCCTGTGGTCGCCCGCTGACCGCTGACTGCTGATCGCTGAAAGCTTTTACCATGACCGACCGATTACAACAACAAATCGCGTTCTTGCTCGAAGTCGATAAACTCAAGCAAATCATTCGGCAAACCTATTTGCTCGACGAAACCCGCAAAGAAAACGATGCCGAACACTCCTGGCATTTTGCCATGTTTGCACTCATCCTCGCGGAATACGCGCCCGAACCAGTGAATATCCTGAAAGTAATCAAAATGGCACTGGTACACGACCTCGTAGAAATCGACGCGGGCGACACTTTTCTCTACGACGAATCGGGCAATGCCGACAAAGCCGAGCGCGAAGCAAAAGCCGCCGACCGCATCTTTGCGCTCTTGCCTGCAGAACAGGGCGCAGAAATACGCGCATTGTGGGAAGAATTTGAAGCAAAAGAAACGCCCGAAGCAAAATTTGCGGGCGCGATAGACCGATTCCAACCCTTCTTGCACAATTGCAATACTCAGGGACGTGCCTGGAAAGAGCACGGAATCACAGCCGATCGCGTCTTGCAAAGCAACAGCCACATCTCAATTGGCGCGCCCATTCTATGGAACCGCGTACAAGAATTGGTTGATGAAATGGTCGCTGAGGGGTATATTGATGCCGGAAAATAATGGCCAAAAACGGGAGGACCGAACATGAGTCAGACACTCAAGGACTTATTGAACGACAGTTTTGAACGGCATGCGGATCGCACGGCGGTTCGCGTATTGCGTCAGCCAGAGGAACCCGGCGAAAGGCGATTGCAATATGTGCCGTTGACCTATCTGCAGTTAAAGACACAGCGAGACCGATTGGCCTCGGGCCTGGCGCAAATAGGATTGGAAAAAGGGCAGCGCATCGGGCTATTGACCGATGGCGGCCTGGAATCCGTACTCGTTTTCCTATCCTGCGACATACTGGGATTATCGGCAGTGCCTATCTGCAACAAATTGCCCGATGACTTGCTCGTACACAGCATCAACCATTCGGGCATCGCCTATTTGTTCACAGATACAAGAAGTCTGGAACAGGTTGAGCGCGTGCGCGATCAACTGAACAATCCCCCCCAGATCGTCCTGACAGAAGGACAAGCCTATGGCGCGATCTCATTTTTTGACTTAACCCAAAAAGGCGCGGAAACACCGCCCCCAGACAGAGCAATAGAACCCGATGACGAGTCGAAAATCGTGTACACATCGGGATCCTCGGGACTGCCCAAAGGCGTGATACAAACCCATCGCAATCTCGTCGGCAATATCCTGTCCGTATGGGATACAATCAGCAACCGCGATCCGGTCATCTTATTCAAATCCGCGCCCGACTATCACACCATGGGCATATTGAATATTTACTATCCCCTGGCCAAAGGCTGGACGTTAGACCTGGCGCGATCACCGGATCGCGTACTCGTGGATATCCGATATTCCGAACCCGAAGGCTTTTTAACTGTCCCCCTGATCTTAGACAAAGTATTTGGCAACGTGCGAAAAGAAATTGATGCCGGCGGTGCAAAAGGCACATTAATCGCCCGGTCACTGCGCGCCAAACAGCGCATTACACGCGGTGAAGCATCGGTCATCGACCGCCTCGTCAACGCTACGCTGGGCAAAAAAGTCGTCGGACAAATTAAAGAAAAACTCTCGCAGCGCGTGGGCAGCCGCCTCGAATTGTTAATCGTCGGCTCGGCAAAAGCCGACCCCGAAGCCCTCGACTTTTTCCAGGACGTACTGGACATCACCTCGCTCGAAGGCTATGGCGTCACCGAATGCAGCCCCCTGATCGCGGCAAATGTTCTGACCGGACAAAAAACAGGCACCGTTGGAAAGCCATTACAAGAAGTAAAAATCGTCGCCGAAACAGGCGAGGAAATCGCCCACGGTGATCCAGAGACAGAAACCTACAGCGGCAGCGGCGATGGCATTGGCGAGTTGTGGGTACACGGCAATCACGTCATGACGGGATACCTCAACGACCCCGAACGCACCGCCGAAGTACTCGTAACCGATGAAGCGGGCAAAGTGTGGTATCGCACGGGTGATTTGTTCAGCATGGACGACGAGGGATTTTTGACATTCCAGGGGCGTTTTGGACGGCAATTTAAATTGAGCAACGGCGAATTTGTCAACCCCGAACGCCTCGAACGCATATTCGCGCGCGTGCCCCTCATCGAACACGTCTTAATCTGCGGTGATCAGACCCGCACATTCCCACTACCCATCGTCACCGTAAATGTAGAAGAAGCCCAATTGCAAATAGATATTCCCGATCTACCCACAGACGACGAGGAAGCCCTGTGCAGCCATCCCGCAATAGCCGAACGCATTCGCGAGCAACTATTAAAAGAAGCCACGGCATCTGGCCTTCCCGCGCACGAGCGCCCGCAAAAAGTACTGATCTTGCCGGACCAGTTGAGCGAAGAAATGGGAACCCTCACGCGGGGATTGAAAAAGGTCGTACCCGGGAGAATAGAAGAACTTTACGAAAACGAAATCGCCGCAGCTTATGATGGATAAACCCCATGCCAATTTTCAATCCCGATAAACTGCGGCGCATTGGCCGCGAAGTCTTCGAACGCGTGGGCGCAACGCCCGAAGAAGCCCAAATCGTGGCCGATCTGCTCGTATCGTCCAATCTCGCTGGACACGACTCGCACGGCGTAGTCCGCATTCCGCAATACGTCTCCGGGGTACAGAGCGGTCAAATACAACTCGGAACAACCGTGGAAATCGAACGGGAAACCGATGCAACAGCCATCGTAAACGGACACTGGGGATTTGGGCACGTAACCGCAACAGAAGCCATGCACATCGCCATCCAAAAAGCCCGCAAAAGTGCTGTCGGCATCGCAACAGTGCACCAGTGCAATCACATCGGGCGATTGGGTGGCTATCCCGTACTCGCCGCGGCTGAAAACATGGCCGGACTGATGAGCAACAACGGCCACGGCG
It encodes:
- a CDS encoding AMP-binding protein; translated protein: MSQTLKDLLNDSFERHADRTAVRVLRQPEEPGERRLQYVPLTYLQLKTQRDRLASGLAQIGLEKGQRIGLLTDGGLESVLVFLSCDILGLSAVPICNKLPDDLLVHSINHSGIAYLFTDTRSLEQVERVRDQLNNPPQIVLTEGQAYGAISFFDLTQKGAETPPPDRAIEPDDESKIVYTSGSSGLPKGVIQTHRNLVGNILSVWDTISNRDPVILFKSAPDYHTMGILNIYYPLAKGWTLDLARSPDRVLVDIRYSEPEGFLTVPLILDKVFGNVRKEIDAGGAKGTLIARSLRAKQRITRGEASVIDRLVNATLGKKVVGQIKEKLSQRVGSRLELLIVGSAKADPEALDFFQDVLDITSLEGYGVTECSPLIAANVLTGQKTGTVGKPLQEVKIVAETGEEIAHGDPETETYSGSGDGIGELWVHGNHVMTGYLNDPERTAEVLVTDEAGKVWYRTGDLFSMDDEGFLTFQGRFGRQFKLSNGEFVNPERLERIFARVPLIEHVLICGDQTRTFPLPIVTVNVEEAQLQIDIPDLPTDDEEALCSHPAIAERIREQLLKEATASGLPAHERPQKVLILPDQLSEEMGTLTRGLKKVVPGRIEELYENEIAAAYDG
- a CDS encoding HD domain-containing protein codes for the protein MTDRLQQQIAFLLEVDKLKQIIRQTYLLDETRKENDAEHSWHFAMFALILAEYAPEPVNILKVIKMALVHDLVEIDAGDTFLYDESGNADKAEREAKAADRIFALLPAEQGAEIRALWEEFEAKETPEAKFAGAIDRFQPFLHNCNTQGRAWKEHGITADRVLQSNSHISIGAPILWNRVQELVDEMVAEGYIDAGK
- a CDS encoding aldose 1-epimerase, with protein sequence MAQYDIQQEDFHGHALYVLRDFETNCEARVLPSVGNNCISYKIPKNDGLLELIYSPPDPDTLKGRASGYGTPILYPWPNRIDGGKFTFDGAEYQLQTPAPGEHASHGYVHERPWRVVDSGTTESAWVTSVFTSTDFPEIGAHYPFPFEARVTYRLKNGVLSLEFEGTNVGESDMPAGLGIHPYFPLPLTENGNRDICTVRMPASTYWPLRDDPIPTGELLPVDGTVFDVRENTPLKDQYYDNVWSGVSIADGWSRCEYTDPTEGVTIAMEANDIFRELVLYAPDTRPIVCFEPYTCVTNAFNLQNQGIDAGLIRLQPGEKLTGIMRILGEIL
- a CDS encoding cellulase family glycosylhydrolase, which gives rise to MTFRILICTVAFLSASSAMADPSKIDFWDIQRKGANQQNAQHRPEWYVAAGELGLDYVRILPDAWPAEGRDFLIGNADNFEAINETDLSLLIKALDEAERNGIKVVLTMVSLPGARWKQLNNDRDDARLWKDKKYHLQAFEFWRQLATRLKTHPAIVAYNPLNEPHPDKAFGFDAPDEKFAQWFKRIQNTPADLNQFNREIVKAIRSVDTDTPIILDGWFYASPRAFEYNRPIDDDKVLYAFHNPGPWQMVTYRVNQGRYAYPDRVPKSWNGPTESWTIDRLAQQMHAVQKFSEQYNIPAHRIIASEFWYDRRLEGAAAYMADLIEIYNQRDWHWAFYAYRGTGTWTGLDYEIAPGQKMGWRYWQAIEQGKDPEPLKPRGPNPLWEILQRQFERK
- a CDS encoding helix-turn-helix transcriptional regulator — translated: MSEKADYTVGSGNVFKDLGFDRPEEELAKSDLAIQINKIIEQKGWTQKKAAGVLGIDQPKVSALKNGRLAGFSIERLLSFLRALDRDIDIVVRPKIGHSAHIQVAEAVNRPKYITR
- a CDS encoding glucose 1-dehydrogenase; its protein translation is MSLFSLEDRVAIVTGAGRGIGRGIAEGLAAQGAKIVCAARTRSQLDEVVAAIRNAGGDAIAYEMDMKDLDSVRGGVDTALETYGQIDILVNNAGMNIREPFEDVTEEHYDEIMAVNLKGLYFLTQTVVKHMISRKQGKIIHIGSLTTDWSLSQISVYTATKGAVGQLAKAQALELGKHNIQVNTICPGFVVTPLTERLWEDDTMREWAESRLPIKRLATPEDLAGTAVFLAAPASDYVTGQSIYVDGGFMAGEAWPLPQ